From the genome of Winogradskyella forsetii, one region includes:
- a CDS encoding DUF4249 domain-containing protein, translating into MKKSIYMLLVFSLFYTCEDVIDVDLNEAEPRLVIEASINWLKNTTGNQQSIKLSLSAPFFDDATPPANGATVQITDTNNNTFNFIEEADTGIYRNNNFIPVIDGVYNLTINYNGEIYTASETLKSVVPIEFVEQNNEGGFTGEDIELKTYFTDPPDIDNFYFFEYISDIPVVPTLDVLDDEFIDGNQIFAYYTEEDLESGDEVIMRHFGVSEQYYEFMFILLQQGSEQGGGPFETQPATVRGNCINTTNSDNYPFGYFRLSEFVELVYVVD; encoded by the coding sequence ATGAAAAAATCAATCTATATGCTCCTCGTCTTTTCATTATTTTATACGTGCGAAGATGTCATTGACGTCGACCTTAATGAAGCAGAACCACGGTTAGTTATTGAAGCTTCCATCAACTGGTTAAAAAATACAACAGGAAACCAACAAAGTATAAAATTATCACTGTCAGCGCCATTTTTTGATGATGCTACTCCACCCGCAAATGGAGCTACGGTTCAAATTACAGATACCAACAATAATACGTTTAATTTTATTGAGGAAGCTGATACTGGTATCTATCGAAACAATAATTTCATTCCAGTCATTGATGGTGTCTATAACTTAACTATTAATTACAATGGGGAAATTTATACAGCATCGGAAACCTTGAAGTCAGTAGTTCCAATAGAATTTGTAGAACAGAATAATGAAGGCGGTTTTACAGGTGAGGATATTGAATTAAAAACCTATTTTACAGATCCTCCGGATATCGATAATTTTTATTTCTTTGAATATATAAGTGATATTCCAGTGGTTCCAACTTTAGACGTTTTAGATGATGAATTTATTGATGGCAATCAAATTTTTGCTTATTACACCGAGGAAGATTTAGAATCTGGGGATGAAGTGATCATGCGCCATTTTGGAGTTTCAGAACAATATTATGAATTTATGTTTATTCTTTTACAGCAAGGAAGTGAACAAGGTGGCGGACCATTTGAAACACAACCAGCAACCGTAAGAGGCAATTGCATTAATACAACCAATTCAGATAACTATCCTTTTGGATATTTTAGGCTATCTGAATTTGTTGAATTGGTTTATGTGGTTGATTAG
- a CDS encoding TonB-dependent receptor, whose product MKLLLRGFILCLLLNVFGLQAQDKFTLSGTITDILSNETLIGVNIIIPELQTGTVTNEYGFYSITLPSGTYDIQISYLGFKTISETLELNDNVTKNYKLEEAAESLDEVVVTEDIEKLNIKKPQMSVNSLSIKTIKNMPVVLGEVDVIKSITLLPGVTNAGEGSSGFNVRGGAADQNLILLDEATIFNSSHLFGFFSVFNPDAIKDLKLYKGGIPAKYGGRVSSVLDIYQKEGNSNTFHMNGGIGLISSRLLAEGPIVKEKGSFLVGGRSSYAHLFLPLFDIDSKAYFYDLNTKLSYNINKNNNVYLSGYFGRDVFEISDSFENTFGNTVINFRWNHLFSDKLFSNLSLIYSDYYYGLKLTFVEFDWESGIRNFNLKYDFKHYINNNFKLEYGLNSIYYKFNPGDINPTTESSGINPYKLIDKYAFENAIYLDAEHKLSNKLSVSYGARFSTFHRLGQDELNIYENNSALTFNEAIGIYEKAEPIGTETFNRSDVIESFSNIEPRLAIAYQLNDNSSVKASYNRMSQYLHLLSNTNSPTPLDVWTPSGKYVKPQLLDQVAVGYFRTIKDNTFSLEVESFYKTIKNRIDYVDGANLIANDAIEQVILNGEARAYGLEVLFRKNEGRFTGWLAYTLSKSEQRTPGRTPVETGISNGQWYNTAYDKTHDISLTGSYELNKKWSFSSNFLFQTGQPTTYPNGQYEYNGLVIPNYEARNSSRLPTYHRLDISANFNPKQESTKGFKGEWVFGVYNVYGRKNAASISFRENRDTGTNEAVRLAIFGMVPSISYNFKF is encoded by the coding sequence ATGAAATTACTTCTTAGAGGTTTTATCCTCTGTTTATTGCTCAATGTATTCGGACTTCAAGCTCAAGACAAATTTACACTTAGCGGCACCATAACCGATATTCTTAGTAATGAAACCCTTATTGGTGTGAACATTATAATCCCAGAATTACAAACAGGAACAGTGACCAATGAATACGGATTCTACTCTATCACCTTACCATCAGGCACTTATGACATACAAATAAGTTATTTAGGTTTTAAAACCATTTCAGAGACCTTAGAACTTAACGATAATGTGACAAAAAACTATAAACTTGAGGAAGCTGCCGAAAGTTTGGATGAAGTTGTTGTGACTGAAGATATCGAAAAACTGAACATTAAAAAACCACAAATGAGCGTGAATTCTTTATCAATTAAAACCATAAAGAATATGCCAGTGGTTTTGGGTGAAGTTGATGTTATAAAATCCATAACATTGTTACCAGGTGTTACCAATGCTGGCGAAGGCTCTTCTGGCTTTAATGTAAGAGGTGGAGCGGCTGACCAAAATTTAATTCTTTTAGATGAAGCCACCATATTTAACTCGTCCCATCTTTTTGGTTTCTTTTCGGTTTTTAATCCAGATGCGATCAAAGACCTTAAACTATATAAAGGCGGAATACCTGCCAAATATGGCGGTCGCGTATCTTCTGTTTTGGATATTTACCAAAAAGAAGGCAATAGCAATACATTTCACATGAATGGTGGCATCGGCTTAATTTCCAGTCGTTTATTAGCTGAAGGTCCTATAGTAAAGGAGAAGGGTTCTTTTTTGGTTGGTGGCCGAAGTAGTTATGCGCACTTGTTCCTGCCACTTTTTGATATTGATAGTAAAGCTTATTTCTACGATTTAAACACTAAACTTAGCTACAATATCAATAAAAACAATAATGTTTACTTATCAGGTTATTTTGGCAGGGATGTCTTTGAAATCTCAGACAGTTTTGAAAACACATTTGGGAATACGGTTATTAATTTTAGGTGGAATCATTTGTTTTCAGATAAATTATTTTCTAATCTATCCTTAATTTATTCCGATTACTATTACGGTTTAAAATTAACTTTTGTTGAATTTGATTGGGAGTCTGGTATAAGAAACTTTAATCTGAAATACGATTTCAAACATTACATCAACAATAATTTTAAACTTGAATATGGACTAAACAGCATTTACTATAAGTTTAATCCTGGTGATATCAATCCGACAACTGAAAGTTCAGGGATCAACCCTTATAAATTAATTGATAAATATGCTTTTGAAAATGCCATATATCTAGATGCTGAGCATAAATTAAGTAACAAGCTTTCTGTAAGTTATGGCGCACGTTTCAGTACGTTTCATCGTTTGGGACAAGATGAATTAAATATTTATGAAAACAATTCTGCTTTAACATTTAATGAAGCCATTGGCATCTATGAAAAAGCAGAACCAATCGGTACAGAAACTTTTAACAGAAGTGATGTCATAGAATCGTTTTCAAATATTGAACCTAGATTGGCAATTGCCTATCAGCTTAACGATAATTCATCGGTTAAGGCCAGTTACAACCGAATGAGCCAATATTTGCATTTATTATCCAATACCAACTCTCCTACGCCTTTAGATGTGTGGACGCCTAGTGGTAAATATGTGAAACCACAATTGTTGGATCAAGTTGCTGTTGGATACTTTAGAACCATTAAAGACAATACATTTTCCTTAGAGGTTGAAAGCTTCTATAAAACCATTAAAAACCGAATCGATTATGTGGATGGTGCCAATTTAATAGCCAATGATGCCATAGAGCAGGTTATCTTGAATGGTGAAGCAAGAGCATACGGATTGGAAGTTCTGTTTAGAAAAAATGAAGGCAGGTTTACAGGTTGGCTGGCATATACGTTGTCTAAGTCCGAACAAAGAACGCCAGGAAGAACTCCCGTGGAAACAGGAATCAGTAATGGCCAATGGTATAATACGGCTTATGACAAAACCCATGATATTTCCTTGACAGGAAGCTATGAGTTGAACAAAAAGTGGTCGTTTAGTTCAAATTTCTTATTTCAAACAGGGCAGCCTACCACCTATCCCAACGGTCAATACGAGTACAATGGCTTGGTAATCCCAAATTACGAAGCCAGAAACTCCAGTAGATTACCGACATATCATCGCTTGGATATTTCTGCAAATTTTAACCCAAAACAAGAGAGTACCAAAGGATTTAAAGGCGAATGGGTGTTTGGAGTTTACAACGTTTATGGTCGTAAAAATGCAGCCAGTATATCCTTTAGGGAAAACAGGGATACTGGAACGAATGAAGCCGTACGTTTAGCCATTTTTGGAATGGTACCTTCAATTTCTTATAATTTTAAATTTTAA
- a CDS encoding NADP-dependent isocitrate dehydrogenase translates to MTKTAKIVYTKTDEAPALATRSFLPIVKAFTKSSGITIETKDISLAARILATFPDFLTEDQKVADALAELGELAKKPEANIIKLPNISASIPQLNAAIEELQSKGYKLPDYPDEPKNDAEKEIKSRYDKIKGSAVNPVLREGNSDRRAPKAVKNYAKKNPHSMGAWSKDSKTHVATMSKGDFAHNEKSVTLNAANTIKIVHTDAKGNKTNLKERLDLLNGEIIDATVMSKKALLEFLEEQVEDALDKSVLFSLHMKATMMKVSDPIIFGHAVRVFFSDLFEKHGKTFEKIGVDVKNGFGNLLEKLHDLPEEKRDAIRDDIRFALDHSADLAMVNSDRGITNLHVPSDVIIDASMPAMIRTSGQMWNAEGKLQDTKAVIPDSSYAGVYIATIDFCKKHGAFDPTTMGTVPNVGLMAQKAEEYGSHDKTFEIKSKGKVEAIDANGNVLTSHKVEEGDIWRMCQTKDAPIQDWVKLAVTRARASETPAVFWLDKKRAHDAELIKKVNTYLKDHDTEGLDIRILSPIDATNFTLKRLKAGEDTISVTGNVLRDYLTDLFPILEVGTSAKMLSIVPLMNGGGLFETGAGGSAPKHVQQFVEENHLRWDSLGEFLALAVSLEHFSQVNDNKKASVLGETLDDASDKLLENKKGPSRKVNELDNRGSHFYLALYWAEALANQDKDAELKAEFSEIHKALSSNEEAIVKELIDCQGESVNIEGYYLPDENLVTNAMRPSKALNTIVND, encoded by the coding sequence ATGACAAAAACAGCAAAGATAGTTTATACAAAAACGGATGAAGCACCAGCTTTAGCAACACGTTCTTTTTTACCAATTGTTAAAGCATTTACAAAGTCTTCTGGCATTACTATTGAAACAAAGGATATATCATTAGCTGCTAGGATTTTAGCAACTTTCCCGGATTTTTTAACAGAAGACCAAAAAGTAGCTGATGCGCTTGCCGAATTGGGCGAGTTAGCGAAAAAACCAGAAGCTAATATTATAAAATTACCTAATATAAGTGCCTCCATTCCACAACTTAATGCTGCCATTGAAGAGTTACAAAGCAAAGGCTACAAACTTCCTGATTATCCAGACGAACCAAAAAATGATGCTGAAAAGGAAATTAAGTCACGCTACGATAAAATAAAAGGAAGTGCCGTGAACCCAGTTCTTAGGGAAGGAAATTCAGACAGACGTGCGCCAAAAGCCGTTAAGAATTATGCCAAGAAAAATCCGCACAGTATGGGAGCTTGGAGCAAAGATTCTAAAACCCATGTGGCTACAATGTCTAAAGGTGATTTTGCGCACAACGAAAAATCAGTTACACTTAATGCTGCCAACACCATAAAAATTGTTCATACAGATGCCAAAGGCAATAAAACCAACCTAAAAGAGCGCTTAGATTTGTTAAATGGCGAAATTATCGATGCTACGGTAATGAGCAAAAAAGCTCTACTTGAATTCTTAGAAGAGCAAGTTGAAGATGCTCTAGACAAAAGCGTGTTGTTCTCATTACATATGAAAGCGACCATGATGAAGGTGTCTGACCCAATCATATTTGGGCATGCTGTACGTGTGTTCTTTAGTGATTTGTTTGAGAAACATGGCAAAACCTTTGAAAAAATTGGAGTGGATGTTAAGAATGGTTTCGGTAACTTACTTGAAAAATTACACGATTTACCAGAAGAAAAACGCGACGCGATTAGAGACGATATTCGTTTTGCTTTAGACCATAGTGCAGATTTAGCCATGGTAAATTCAGATAGAGGCATTACCAATCTCCATGTACCTAGTGATGTTATTATCGATGCATCTATGCCAGCAATGATCAGAACATCTGGGCAAATGTGGAATGCTGAAGGCAAACTACAAGATACTAAAGCGGTCATTCCAGATAGCAGTTATGCTGGTGTGTATATTGCTACCATCGATTTCTGTAAAAAACATGGCGCTTTTGATCCTACAACCATGGGAACCGTTCCTAATGTCGGACTTATGGCTCAAAAAGCCGAAGAATATGGATCTCATGATAAAACTTTCGAGATAAAATCTAAAGGAAAGGTTGAAGCAATTGACGCTAACGGCAATGTTTTAACAAGTCATAAAGTAGAAGAAGGTGATATTTGGAGAATGTGCCAAACTAAAGATGCACCGATTCAAGATTGGGTGAAATTAGCGGTGACAAGAGCAAGAGCGTCTGAAACACCTGCTGTTTTTTGGTTGGATAAGAAAAGAGCTCATGATGCAGAATTGATTAAAAAAGTAAATACATATCTTAAAGATCACGATACTGAAGGATTGGATATTAGAATTTTATCGCCAATTGATGCCACTAATTTCACTTTAAAACGACTTAAAGCCGGAGAAGATACCATCTCAGTTACAGGAAACGTTCTAAGAGATTATTTAACGGATTTGTTCCCGATTTTAGAAGTGGGTACAAGTGCCAAAATGTTATCAATTGTACCTTTAATGAATGGAGGTGGCTTGTTTGAAACTGGTGCTGGAGGTTCTGCACCAAAACACGTTCAGCAATTTGTGGAAGAAAATCATTTACGTTGGGATTCTTTAGGCGAATTTTTAGCATTAGCAGTTTCATTAGAGCATTTTTCACAGGTGAATGATAATAAAAAAGCAAGCGTTTTGGGGGAAACTTTAGATGATGCTTCAGATAAATTATTGGAAAACAAAAAAGGACCGTCAAGAAAAGTTAATGAATTAGACAATAGAGGAAGCCATTTCTATTTGGCGCTGTATTGGGCTGAAGCTTTAGCGAATCAAGATAAGGATGCGGAACTCAAAGCTGAGTTTTCTGAAATACACAAGGCACTATCTTCAAATGAAGAAGCCATAGTTAAGGAATTAATTGACTGCCAAGGCGAATCTGTAAATATTGAGGGTTATTATCTTCCTGATGAAAATTTAGTGACTAACGCTATGCGTCCGAGCAAAGCATTGAATACTATTGTAAACGATTAA
- a CDS encoding pentapeptide repeat-containing protein, whose amino-acid sequence MNPPLTDNQNFNSKDYTNNPLPKAEYMECTFTNCNFENSDLSNINFLECDFVDCNFSNVNVMHTTFNAVNFKDCKILGVLFQNCNAFLLSFKFQNCTLNLSSFYQLKINHTQFSNCIMHQVDFTESEAKHVVFKDCDLSNSTFDRTNLEHTDFTSAFNFNINPSINQIKNASFSKENILGLLEAFKIKIK is encoded by the coding sequence ATGAACCCACCATTAACGGACAATCAAAACTTCAACTCAAAAGATTATACAAACAATCCGCTCCCAAAAGCAGAATATATGGAATGCACGTTTACCAATTGTAATTTTGAAAACTCCGACCTCTCCAATATTAATTTTTTGGAATGTGATTTTGTGGATTGTAATTTTAGTAATGTTAATGTGATGCATACAACCTTCAACGCTGTTAACTTTAAAGATTGTAAAATTCTAGGAGTTTTATTTCAAAATTGTAATGCCTTTTTGTTGTCCTTCAAGTTTCAAAATTGCACCTTGAATTTAAGTAGTTTCTACCAACTAAAAATCAATCATACGCAATTTTCAAATTGTATAATGCATCAAGTGGATTTCACAGAAAGCGAAGCCAAACACGTGGTCTTTAAGGACTGTGATTTAAGTAACTCCACTTTCGACAGAACCAACCTAGAACATACGGATTTTACTTCGGCTTTTAATTTCAATATTAACCCTTCCATCAATCAAATTAAGAATGCATCTTTTTCAAAAGAAAATATTTTGGGACTGCTAGAAGCCTTCAAAATAAAGATAAAATAA
- the rplS gene encoding 50S ribosomal protein L19 has protein sequence MNSLVKFVQDEFVTRKDFPEFGAGDTITVYYEIREGEKVRTQFFRGVVLQRKGTGSSETFTIRKMSGTIGVERIFPVNLPALQKVEVNKRGKVRRARIYYFRGLTGKKARIKEVRR, from the coding sequence ATGAATTCTTTAGTAAAATTTGTACAAGACGAATTTGTAACCCGTAAAGACTTTCCAGAATTTGGAGCTGGTGATACCATCACAGTTTACTACGAAATTAGAGAAGGTGAAAAAGTACGTACCCAGTTTTTTAGAGGTGTCGTATTACAACGTAAAGGAACTGGATCTTCTGAAACGTTTACCATCCGTAAAATGTCAGGAACAATTGGTGTAGAACGTATCTTCCCAGTTAATTTACCTGCGTTGCAAAAAGTAGAAGTTAACAAACGTGGTAAAGTACGTAGAGCTAGAATTTACTACTTTAGAGGTCTTACTGGTAAAAAAGCAAGAATCAAGGAAGTTAGAAGATAA
- the trmD gene encoding tRNA (guanosine(37)-N1)-methyltransferase TrmD: MRIDIITVLPELLKSPFEASILKRAIEAGLVEVHLHNLRDFATGGYKSVDDTQFGGGAGMVMSIAPIDKCITKLQNERHYDEIIYMTPDGEQLNQSIANQTSLKENIIILCGHYKGVDQRVRDKFITREISIGDYVLSGGELGAAVLCDAVIRLIPGVLGNETSALTDSFQDGLLAPPIYTKPREYDGMKVPEVLFSGNFAKIEKWREEEAYKRTKQRRPDLLDE, from the coding sequence ATGCGCATAGACATCATCACCGTATTACCAGAACTTTTAAAAAGTCCGTTTGAAGCTTCAATTCTAAAACGTGCCATTGAAGCCGGTTTGGTAGAAGTCCATTTACATAATTTAAGGGATTTTGCAACTGGAGGTTACAAATCGGTTGATGATACCCAGTTCGGAGGTGGCGCAGGCATGGTGATGAGCATTGCACCTATTGATAAGTGTATTACCAAATTGCAAAACGAGCGTCATTACGACGAGATTATATATATGACACCAGATGGCGAGCAACTCAACCAAAGCATTGCCAACCAGACTTCTTTAAAGGAAAACATTATTATTCTCTGCGGACATTATAAAGGTGTGGACCAACGTGTGCGCGATAAATTCATCACACGTGAAATTTCCATTGGCGATTACGTCCTTTCTGGAGGCGAATTGGGCGCAGCCGTTTTATGTGATGCGGTAATTCGTTTAATTCCTGGCGTATTGGGAAATGAGACCTCTGCCCTAACCGATTCGTTTCAAGATGGTTTATTGGCACCACCAATTTATACCAAACCCAGGGAATACGACGGTATGAAAGTGCCGGAAGTGCTATTCAGTGGTAACTTTGCCAAAATTGAAAAATGGAGAGAGGAAGAAGCCTATAAAAGAACTAAGCAACGACGACCAGATCTTTTGGACGAATGA
- a CDS encoding lipoate--protein ligase, which yields MIFIDNEGHTNPKLNLALEEYALRHFDKSTDYLLFYINEPSIIIGRNQNTLEEINQDYIEANNIHVVRRISGGGAVYHDLGNLNFSFITNHDGKSISNFKKFTAPVIRVLNAMGVAAELKGRNDILVDEKKISGTAQFSTGKRMISHGTLLFDTEMTEVVKALQVKMSKIQSKGHKSVRSRVANISDFLERPISMSDFKKQLLIGLYEASEPFETYKLTETEWKAVHELKAEKYDLWDWNFGRSPKFNIQRNKRFPIGEIDLRIFVEKGHISDLKIFGDFFGRQPVSEIEDLLIGVPYDKHEINKKLENVSIQNYFGKLEKSEFLDLVYGND from the coding sequence ATGATTTTTATTGACAATGAAGGCCATACTAATCCAAAATTAAACTTAGCCTTAGAAGAATATGCCTTAAGACATTTTGATAAGTCCACAGATTACTTGTTGTTCTATATCAACGAGCCATCCATTATTATTGGACGTAACCAAAATACTTTGGAAGAAATCAACCAAGACTATATAGAAGCCAATAACATCCATGTGGTTCGACGTATTTCTGGTGGTGGCGCGGTGTATCACGATTTAGGAAATCTGAACTTTAGTTTTATTACCAATCACGATGGAAAAAGCATCAGCAATTTTAAAAAGTTTACAGCACCTGTCATCCGTGTATTGAATGCTATGGGAGTTGCTGCCGAACTAAAAGGACGAAATGATATTTTAGTAGATGAGAAGAAAATCTCTGGAACAGCACAATTTTCCACAGGAAAACGGATGATTAGTCATGGCACACTATTATTCGATACGGAGATGACGGAAGTGGTAAAAGCGCTTCAAGTAAAAATGAGTAAAATTCAATCTAAAGGTCATAAATCCGTGAGAAGTCGTGTGGCAAATATCAGTGATTTTTTAGAGAGGCCAATTTCAATGTCCGACTTTAAAAAACAATTACTCATTGGACTATATGAAGCCAGCGAACCCTTTGAAACTTATAAGTTAACCGAAACCGAATGGAAAGCCGTCCATGAATTAAAAGCCGAAAAGTATGATTTATGGGACTGGAATTTTGGCCGTTCACCTAAATTCAATATTCAACGCAATAAACGTTTTCCGATAGGAGAAATTGACCTTCGTATTTTTGTGGAAAAAGGGCATATTTCAGACCTTAAAATCTTTGGTGATTTTTTTGGAAGGCAACCCGTTTCAGAAATAGAAGATCTACTCATTGGTGTGCCTTATGACAAACATGAAATCAATAAGAAACTAGAAAATGTATCAATTCAAAACTATTTCGGAAAATTAGAGAAGTCGGAATTTCTAGACCTAGTTTATGGGAATGATTAA
- a CDS encoding alpha/beta fold hydrolase has product MKLFLWLSFSILFMSCTDNYNNYKKTPDYIEKASAADKAYYEAYDESLKLWNVDFEELYITTTNGIAHVIVSGPKNGEPVVLLHGMNASSTMWYPNIEALTENHRVFAIDFILEPGKSYLYNDIESVEKVIDWYKEVLFVLELDSFHVIGASKGGWLAVNLALKHQEKIKSLVLLSPAQTFTWIRPSTDLLKNIVSLFSSKEKQISQSLESMSSNAANISEVYLKQYRIGIKKDLENKFMASMKPFSDSELKSLQMPILVLIGDDDMINTKKTVKIANELPKGKGEVIPNAGHFLSIDQAEMVNKKMQAFLNDPSSD; this is encoded by the coding sequence ATGAAACTATTTTTATGGCTTTCGTTTTCTATTTTATTTATGAGTTGTACTGACAATTACAATAATTATAAAAAAACTCCAGACTATATAGAAAAAGCTTCTGCTGCTGATAAAGCTTATTATGAGGCTTACGACGAATCATTAAAATTGTGGAATGTTGATTTTGAAGAATTATACATTACCACAACTAATGGTATTGCGCATGTCATTGTGAGCGGTCCTAAAAACGGAGAACCTGTGGTCTTACTTCACGGTATGAATGCAAGTTCTACCATGTGGTATCCAAATATCGAAGCATTGACTGAAAACCATCGTGTGTTTGCCATTGACTTTATTTTAGAACCCGGAAAGTCCTATTTGTATAACGATATTGAAAGTGTTGAAAAAGTAATCGATTGGTATAAGGAAGTTTTGTTCGTTTTGGAATTGGATAGCTTTCATGTCATTGGCGCTTCAAAAGGTGGTTGGCTAGCCGTTAATTTGGCCTTAAAGCATCAAGAAAAGATAAAAAGCTTGGTATTATTAAGTCCTGCGCAAACCTTCACATGGATTAGACCAAGTACAGATTTACTTAAAAATATAGTATCCCTATTTTCTTCAAAAGAAAAACAAATATCGCAAAGTTTAGAAAGTATGTCCAGCAACGCTGCTAATATTAGTGAGGTGTACTTAAAGCAATATAGAATTGGGATCAAAAAAGATTTGGAAAACAAATTTATGGCGAGTATGAAGCCTTTCTCTGATAGCGAACTAAAATCTTTACAAATGCCTATTTTGGTTTTAATTGGCGATGATGATATGATCAATACAAAAAAAACCGTAAAAATCGCCAACGAACTTCCAAAAGGAAAAGGAGAAGTGATCCCAAATGCAGGCCACTTTCTATCTATCGATCAAGCTGAAATGGTCAATAAAAAAATGCAAGCCTTTTTAAATGACCCATCAAGTGACTAG